From one Onychomys torridus chromosome 12, mOncTor1.1, whole genome shotgun sequence genomic stretch:
- the LOC118594174 gene encoding olfactory receptor 5AC1-like, whose protein sequence is MMEGNRTLLTEFVLRGITDRPELQVPLFLVFFFIYVTTMVGNLGLIFLIWKDPHLHTPMYLFLGNLAFADACTSSSVTPKILVKILNKNDMISLGECFSQFYFFCFSATTEIFLLVAMAYDRYVAICNPLHYVVVMSKRLCTGLISMSYMFGFLNPTVHVGLLFRLTFCRSNVIDHFYCEILPLFTISCTDPFLNALLMFIIASSVQIGTFFIIVVSYARVLFAVLNMKSKKGRKKAFFTCSAHLLSVFLFYGPLVFMYVGHGSAPGKNQDKIYSLFYTVVIPLLNPFIYSLRNKEVLGALKKVTK, encoded by the coding sequence ATGATGGAAGGAAACAGGACCCTGCTGACTGAGTTTGTTCTCAGAGGAATAACAGATCGTCCAGAGCTGCAAGTCCCCCTCTTCCTGGTGTTCTTCTTCATCTATGTCACCACCATGGTGGGGAACCTTGGCTTAATCTTTCTCATCTGGAAGGACCCCCACCTTCACACTCCCATGTACCTTTTCCTTGGAAATTTAGCCTTTGCTGATGCCTGTACTTCATCCTCTGTGACTCCAAAAATacttgtaaaaattttaaataaaaatgacatgatATCTCTGGGTGAGTGTTTctcccaattttattttttttgttttagtgcaACCACAGAAATTTTCCTATTGGTAgcaatggcctatgaccgctatgtagcGATATGCAACCCTCTGCACTATGTAGTTGTGATGTCCAAAAGACTCTGCACTGGGTTAATAAGTATGTCGTATATGTTTGGTTTTCTAAATCCTACAGTTCATGTAGGGTTATTATTTAGATTGACTTTCTGTAGGTCTAATGTTATTGATCATTTCTACTGTGAAATCTTGCCACTCTTTACAATCTCTTGCACAGATCCATTTCTTAATGCATTGCTGATGTTTATTATTGCTTCTTCTGTACAAATTGGTACCTTTTTCATTATTGTAGTCTCTTATGCTCGTGTCCTATTTGCTGTCCTGAACATGAAGTCTAAGAAGGGCAGAAAGAAAGCCTTCTTCACCTGCAGTGCCCAcctgctctctgtctttttgttctaTGGGCCtcttgtcttcatgtatgtagGTCATGGTTCTGCTCCAGGTAAAAACCaggataaaatatattcattgttcTACACAGTTGTGATTCCTCTGCTAAACCCCTTTATTTACAGCTTAAGAAACAAGGAGGTTTTGGGTGCTCTGAAAAAGGTTACaaaatga